ccgagctccatcaggttcctctctgcccagctctccagcctggccaggtctcgCTGAAACGGCTCCTCGGCTGCGTCTCGGAAAGACAAAGCAAACCCGAGTTAACGGCAGCTCCTGACGGTCCGGGCCGGGACGAGCGGAGTCGGGAGCGGTGGCAGCACGACGCGCAGGCTCCGCGCGGCCCCCTCAGAGCCCCAGCCGCGCAGGCCCCTCCTCACGTCCCCGGGGTGCGAAGGCGGGGGGAGGCGTCGGGAATCTCGTCACGATCTTCAGCTTCTGCAGAGGCTTCGCCCACGCGCGGCCCGGCAGAGCCCGGCTCCGCGACGGCCCCGGGGACGCGAGGCAGCACCGGGAACCCCGCGACCGCCGGCGCCGCGGACCCAGGGCGGGTCCGGGCAGCGGGAGCCCCGGCTCAGCCCGCCGCAGGGCCTCctcccggcccgcccggccccacCGGGTCAGCCCGGGGCCGCAGCCCGAGGCTGGAGGGGGAGCCcgggggagggagggcgggcggggggctgcggcccgcGCCCCCGCCAGGCCTCACCCGGTGCTGAGGGGGCGGCCGCGTCCCCCGAACGGCGCAGCCTGCCCGGCCCGGCGGTACCCCCGCCCCAGCGACCCCATCCCAGTACATCCCAGTACTGCCCAGTCCCCTCCCCGTCCCACAAGCCCCCACGCACCCCCCCACGCCGCCATCGAGACGAGCTACCCCACACCGGCCCTGCCGGAAGTCCAACCCCCACCTGCCTCACAGCCAATGACACACCAGCATGCACCAGAAGGACAACGGGAGCAACCAATCCGCGCACAGGGCTAGGAATAGAGACGTGCGACCGAGCCAATGGGAGCCGGCCGAGCCCACCCCGGGGTTCCCCACCTGTTTCTCCTGCCCAGTCTCCTCCGCGCGGGCGCCGGTACCGAGCGGGGCTGCcatggcggggggcgggggggtgaccCTCCGCGCTCGCTCCGCGCTCCCTCCGCTCTGACCGGCCCCGCGCTCTGCTCCAAAATGGCCGCCACCGCCCCCTAACGCCTCAGCTGCCTGATGGACTGCCGCGCCGCCCAATAGGCATAGGCAGACGGCCGCGGTGACATCATACCGAACCAACCAGCGCCCAGGAGGGGCGGGGAGAGTGGCGGGGCTGGGCCGCCCCGGCTGAAGCCGCCACCGGCCAATAGGAAGTGAGGCAGCACCACATGGGCGGGGCAGAGGGCCCAGGCCGCAGCACCGGAGGCCCCGCCCAGCGCGCCGCCGTCCCCCTGTAGCAGCGGAGGCatccccgcaggccccgcccccgggggcggggccagaCAGCCGGGCCCCCCGCGGTGCTGCGGGGGCGGAGGAGCGGCGGGAGGGTCCCGCACCCGGCCCGCGATGGAGGTGGGGGTGCGGGGGCCCCGGTTGCTCCCCCCCGCCAGCCCGCAGCGCCGGACCCCCCGCGCCGGAGCGAAAGAGCCAGGCCCGCCTCGGGCTGCAGAGACGCCTTTACGTGAGCGACCGGACAGCGACCCGGCGGGGGACGCGCGAAGAAAAACGCAACGGTTCAACTTCTGGAAATCCCGGGtgtgccgcgggggggggggggggggggggccggggccgcccggtgCCAGCCAGCGCAGGGGTCCCCCCCCGCCGAACTCCCGCACCCGGGGCTGGGCTCCCTGCCGGCCCCAGAAGggagccccggggccgggagcACTGGAAGGGGGTGAAGAGCCCGAGGCACCGGGCCCTGCTCCCCCTGGCTGAGCCCAcccgctgccgcaggagcccggcgcCCAAACCCCCCCGGCCTCGCCTGGAGGGGGAGGGTTTAGTTTTCGGGGCTCTTTTAGGACTTATTGAAGGCCGCCAGGACGGCCCAGATCATCTCCGCGGCCCCAGCTTTGGCAGCTTCCACCTCGGGGTCCATATCGAGGAGGTCCTTGGTCCTGTTCATCGCCACGTCGTACTTCTCGTCTGCCAGGCTGGCGAAAACGTTCTCCAGCACGTCCGAGGCGTGGGCCAGCACCAGGAGAGCCAGCGTCCTGCGGTCCATGCGGTGGGGGTCGTTCACCCACCGCTCCAGCACGCTTTCCTGGAGCTTCTTCACCAAGCGCTGCTTCTCGGTGGCGTTGCTGACGGGGTGGGTGGTCATGTCGAAGAGCAGGAAGTTCTGCTTCTCCGTGGTGAGGATGCCCTTCTCCACCAGCGCCTTGGCGATGCGCTCCCGCACGTTGCGCAGCTGGTACTGCAGCTTGAAGGGGTTCCAGGTCTCCCCTGCCAGAAAGAGGACCCCGTTcagcgccggggcagcgccggctTCGCCACCCAACCCCAGCACCCAGGCTGCGTCCAGCCCGGGACCCTCTGTGCTTGCACGGGCACTGGGCCCCGCCGCAGGAACCCTCTTCCTCCCATTGGCCTGACTCCGACTCGCTTCTCCCATCGGTCCAAGCTGGCAAAGCTGCCACCAGCCGCAGGGCGCAGCAGCTTGGGGCAGATCCCTTTggaaagccccttctgcccaGGACCTCGGGCCCCAGACTCAGTGGACACTCAGCACGGGAAAAGAGGCAGTGGGGAGCGAGGTCCAAGTCCTCCACCAAGctcccaagaaaaaaaatccccccccaaAAATCCTCTGCCCTCACATCCAGCCTTCCCCCATCCTGCTGTCAGTATTGTGCCCATCTCCAGCCAAGGAAGGGGACGGCCAGGCCGTggagaagggacaggcagcagggaCGGcccctgagggagctggggagcccGCGTCTCTAACCGGCCCTACCAGTGAGCAGCTCTATCCAGGTCTGCACCGTTTCTGCAGCCTCCGTGGCCTTGATGTGTCGGAGGGTCTCATCCAGCAAGACATCACCGGTCGGCGCGTCTGACTTCAAGAGTACCTGGAAGGACAAGGTGGAACCATGGGTGAGGCTGGACGCAGACCCGCCGCTCCCTTCCCAAAGGCACCAGCCCTTCGGCAAAGCTCGCTGCCAGCGGGCTCAGCCGCAGCAGACGGAGCCCCGAAGCCTGCCAGGCCCCTGGCCCCGCTCCTCCGGCACCTTCACCTTCCTCTCCAGCAGCCTCTTCCTCCTGATGGAGAGCGGTTCCAGGCGGATGCGGCCGCGCAGAGCCAGCTCGATGAGGATGCCGCCGCGCAGGCCCGAGGAGATGCAGTCATTCCAGAAGGAGGTGTAGCcctgggagagagcagaggggtggggaggggcgaATCATAgaataaggttggaaaagacctgcgagatcatcaggtccaacctccaacccaacacccccattcctgctaaaccgtgtccccaagtgccacatccacgcggtgtttgaacccctccagggatggggactcccccactgccctgggcagcctgggccaaggcctgagcaTGGTTTCAGTAACTAAATTTCTCCcaatctccaatctgaacctcccctgacgcagctcgaggccgtttcctctcgtcctgtcgatggttcctggggagcagagaccaaccccccctcgctcccccctcctgtcagggagctggagagagcgatgaggtctcccctcagcctcctcttctccagccagagcagccccagctccctcagccgctcctcatgggacttgttctcctccaggcccctccccagcctggctgccctgctctggccacgctccagcccctccatgtcctgctgggagtgaggggcCCGGAGCTGAGCGCA
This DNA window, taken from Opisthocomus hoazin isolate bOpiHoa1 chromosome 30, bOpiHoa1.hap1, whole genome shotgun sequence, encodes the following:
- the GOLPH3L gene encoding Golgi phosphoprotein 3-like, with protein sequence MTTLTHRGRRAEAGRHTEKKPDGEEDAAADREPSEDEPEASKDLRLTLMEEVLLLGLKDKEGYTSFWNDCISSGLRGGILIELALRGRIRLEPLSIRRKRLLERKVLLKSDAPTGDVLLDETLRHIKATEAAETVQTWIELLTGETWNPFKLQYQLRNVRERIAKALVEKGILTTEKQNFLLFDMTTHPVSNATEKQRLVKKLQESVLERWVNDPHRMDRRTLALLVLAHASDVLENVFASLADEKYDVAMNRTKDLLDMDPEVEAAKAGAAEMIWAVLAAFNKS